A region of Maridesulfovibrio sp. DNA encodes the following proteins:
- a CDS encoding BMC domain-containing protein, giving the protein MGLIETFGIVYVLEAADAMMKAADVELVGYENVASGYISVLVQGDVAACQAAVEAGVKAVERMEAEVYASLVIPTPHRDLEQITKIYAIDNLLP; this is encoded by the coding sequence ATGGGCCTGATTGAAACGTTCGGCATTGTTTATGTGCTTGAAGCGGCTGATGCCATGATGAAGGCCGCTGACGTTGAACTCGTCGGTTATGAAAACGTTGCTTCCGGATATATTTCCGTACTGGTTCAGGGTGATGTCGCAGCCTGTCAGGCCGCTGTTGAAGCCGGTGTAAAAGCTGTGGAACGGATGGAAGCCGAAGTCTACGCTTCCCTCGTCATCCCCACTCCCCATCGCGATCTGGAACAAATCACCAAGATTTACGCAATCGATAACCTGCTTCCCTAA
- a CDS encoding aldehyde dehydrogenase family protein — MIVDNDLLSIQQARILAEVAHEAQKKLATFPQEKLDEIVERIADAVEEHAEELALMSYEETDGGKWQDKLIKNRFVCNQVRKELRGMRCVGVINEDPQKKITGIGVPVGVIAALCPVTGPVSTTVYNTLIAIKSGNGVIFSPHPGAVKSISRVLDIMIEAGEGCGLPEGCLSYLETVTKSGTRELMNHRNISLVMVTGVPGMIQSAQQTGKPVIYGGTGNGPAFIERTADIGVAVQDIIASKTFDNGIAPSAEQSIVVDSCVAEDVRRSLRSCGAYFMSESEAESLAALFIAPDGQRRKGMAGQPAPVLARRAGFSVPENITVLVAERKYVSDTDPYYREFLSPVLALYVEDDWMHACEKCIELLLHERNAHTLVIHSTDEDVIFQFALKKPVGRLLVNTPAAFGGMGATTNLFPSMTLGSSSAGFGITSDNVSPMNLIYIRKVGCGVRRAEEVLGQSGHTGGRNKAQVNDSNMAQVIQQILQKAIAAIDDPADR; from the coding sequence ATGATTGTTGACAACGATTTACTCTCCATCCAGCAAGCCAGAATTCTGGCGGAGGTAGCCCATGAGGCCCAGAAAAAGCTGGCGACCTTTCCGCAGGAAAAGCTTGACGAAATAGTCGAGCGGATTGCGGATGCGGTTGAGGAGCATGCCGAAGAGCTGGCGCTCATGTCTTACGAAGAGACTGACGGCGGAAAATGGCAGGACAAGCTGATTAAAAACCGCTTTGTCTGTAATCAGGTCCGCAAGGAACTGCGCGGTATGCGCTGCGTTGGTGTCATCAATGAAGACCCGCAGAAAAAGATAACCGGCATCGGTGTTCCTGTCGGAGTTATCGCTGCCCTTTGTCCAGTGACCGGTCCTGTTTCTACTACGGTCTACAATACCCTGATTGCTATCAAGTCCGGAAACGGTGTTATTTTTTCCCCTCACCCGGGTGCAGTAAAAAGCATCAGTCGGGTTCTGGATATCATGATCGAAGCCGGAGAGGGCTGCGGACTTCCTGAAGGCTGCCTCTCATATCTGGAGACTGTTACCAAGAGCGGAACCCGTGAACTTATGAATCACAGGAATATCTCGCTGGTTATGGTTACCGGAGTCCCCGGGATGATCCAATCTGCCCAGCAGACCGGCAAACCGGTTATCTACGGGGGAACCGGCAACGGTCCGGCATTTATTGAACGTACTGCCGACATTGGGGTGGCCGTTCAAGACATCATTGCCAGCAAGACTTTTGATAACGGGATTGCTCCCTCAGCGGAGCAATCCATCGTTGTTGATTCTTGTGTGGCCGAAGATGTGCGCCGGTCCCTTCGTTCCTGCGGGGCATATTTCATGTCTGAGAGCGAAGCTGAATCCCTTGCCGCACTGTTCATCGCTCCTGACGGACAGCGCAGGAAGGGGATGGCCGGGCAGCCTGCGCCGGTGCTGGCCCGCAGAGCCGGGTTCAGCGTACCGGAAAATATCACCGTACTGGTGGCGGAACGTAAGTATGTTTCTGACACCGATCCCTACTATAGAGAATTTCTTTCCCCTGTACTGGCCCTTTATGTGGAGGACGACTGGATGCACGCCTGTGAAAAGTGCATCGAGCTGCTGCTTCACGAAAGGAACGCCCATACTCTGGTCATTCATTCCACTGATGAGGACGTGATTTTCCAGTTCGCCTTGAAAAAGCCCGTTGGCCGCCTTCTGGTCAATACCCCGGCAGCTTTTGGCGGCATGGGTGCCACCACCAACCTGTTTCCTTCCATGACTCTGGGCAGTTCTTCTGCCGGATTCGGGATTACTTCCGACAATGTTTCCCCAATGAACCTCATTTATATCAGGAAGGTTGGTTGCGGGGTAAGGCGTGCTGAGGAAGTTTTGGGACAGTCCGGTCACACAGGCGGTCGTAATAAAGCACAAGTAAACGATTCCAATATGGCACAGGTCATTCAACAAATCCTGCAAAAGGCCATAGCTGCCATAGATGATCCCGCGGATCGCTAA
- a CDS encoding MerR family DNA-binding transcriptional regulator: protein MKYKERYFIGEMSKLCNISKKALRYYDQINLIPSQRHDYNNYRYYTRESLLSVPVIKYYKQMGFTLEEMKEFIEGSAQHVFKSIQHSFRSKIRELEKEQERIRRKYVSVKDWYELVREAEMVIDNNINEVSIKYIESSDLLFQDQLFELDLQWSIINLEFTQHVEDMNNEITGPVIINFSSRKNRVEGEDQKIKMLQKTVIPCSEEYKYEFGGDMMISCYHLGDHKDINKTYLKMERWAANNGYLLGEESFERYVTDYWTTNNSAKFVTEVLIKCSRHGDPET from the coding sequence GTGAAGTACAAGGAACGCTATTTCATCGGGGAGATGAGCAAACTCTGCAACATTTCCAAAAAAGCACTCCGTTACTACGACCAGATAAACCTCATCCCCTCGCAGCGACACGATTACAACAACTATAGGTACTACACCCGGGAATCCCTGCTTTCGGTCCCGGTTATTAAATATTACAAACAAATGGGCTTTACCCTTGAAGAAATGAAAGAATTCATTGAGGGGAGCGCACAACACGTATTCAAATCCATTCAACATTCTTTTCGCTCCAAAATCAGGGAATTGGAGAAGGAACAGGAAAGAATACGCCGAAAGTACGTATCAGTAAAAGACTGGTATGAACTGGTTCGTGAAGCAGAAATGGTCATTGATAACAACATCAATGAAGTCTCTATCAAATATATTGAAAGCAGCGACCTGCTTTTTCAGGACCAGTTATTTGAACTCGACCTGCAATGGTCAATCATTAATTTGGAATTCACCCAACACGTGGAGGACATGAATAACGAGATAACCGGACCGGTCATCATCAATTTTTCATCCCGCAAAAACCGCGTTGAAGGAGAAGATCAAAAAATCAAAATGCTGCAAAAAACAGTCATACCCTGCAGCGAAGAATATAAATACGAATTCGGCGGGGACATGATGATCTCCTGCTACCACCTTGGAGACCACAAGGACATCAACAAAACTTACCTAAAAATGGAACGCTGGGCTGCAAACAACGGTTACCTGCTTGGGGAGGAATCCTTCGAACGGTATGTCACTGACTACTGGACAACCAACAACAGTGCTAAATTCGTAACCGAAGTCCTGATTAAATGCTCACGCCACGGCGACCCTGAAACTTAA
- a CDS encoding transcriptional repressor, whose protein sequence is MSNEAEKIFIDYLAANGLSMTPQRKVIVETFLETEGHFSAEELLGFVQLKLPEVGLATVYRTLKLLVDSGLADSLDFGCGVALYEHSYGHEHHDHLICIRCDKKIEVLDDVIERRQEELARKNGYTLTRHRMILFGLCPQCREQEE, encoded by the coding sequence ATGTCAAATGAAGCAGAAAAAATATTTATTGATTACCTTGCCGCAAATGGGTTGAGCATGACCCCTCAGCGTAAGGTGATAGTTGAGACTTTTCTTGAAACTGAAGGCCATTTTTCAGCCGAGGAGCTTTTGGGTTTTGTTCAACTAAAGCTTCCTGAAGTAGGATTGGCAACTGTTTACCGGACATTAAAGCTGCTTGTAGATTCCGGGCTGGCAGATAGTCTCGATTTCGGGTGCGGGGTTGCGCTTTATGAGCACTCTTACGGGCATGAACATCATGACCACCTTATCTGCATACGGTGCGATAAAAAAATTGAGGTTCTGGATGATGTCATTGAGCGCAGGCAGGAGGAGTTGGCCAGAAAAAACGGTTACACTCTGACCCGGCACCGGATGATTTTATTCGGGCTTTGTCCGCAATGCCGGGAGCAGGAAGAATGA